A section of the Subtercola frigoramans genome encodes:
- a CDS encoding LysR family transcriptional regulator, translated as MLDIRKLNMLAELDRLGTIAAVARELNLTPPGISMQLAALERELGVKLMEKQGRRVVVTPAGHLLAKHGSSIVDALSVAEMEAAALRDGAAGTYRVGAFPTAARTIIPTAWKALNQAGDRSVELRLIEMEPSASIPALTAGEVELAIAHSYSNMPPVSGPGLTIQSIGTETVRLAISVSEWPGPTDRPVDLGAFSGHDWIVPSREWTCHDMVRRATDLAGFEIRAVAEATDFQVQLALVQAGMGVALIPELGARFVPEGVIMIDLEVPVYRKLLLVTRRSSASDAGLVHIQELIADAAKSQLPATGTGRR; from the coding sequence GTGTTAGACATTCGCAAGCTCAACATGCTCGCCGAACTCGACCGGTTGGGCACGATCGCGGCCGTCGCTCGCGAACTGAACCTGACTCCCCCCGGCATTTCGATGCAGCTGGCCGCGCTGGAGCGGGAGCTGGGGGTGAAGCTCATGGAGAAACAAGGGCGTCGGGTTGTGGTGACTCCGGCAGGGCACCTTCTTGCCAAGCACGGCAGCAGCATCGTGGATGCGTTGTCTGTCGCCGAGATGGAGGCGGCTGCGCTTCGCGACGGCGCGGCGGGAACGTACCGGGTCGGTGCATTCCCAACCGCTGCCCGCACGATCATCCCGACTGCTTGGAAGGCACTCAACCAAGCAGGTGACCGCAGTGTCGAGCTTCGGTTGATCGAAATGGAACCATCTGCTTCCATTCCCGCCCTGACAGCGGGCGAGGTCGAGCTCGCTATCGCTCACTCGTACTCGAACATGCCGCCTGTTTCCGGCCCAGGACTGACGATTCAGAGCATCGGCACGGAGACGGTGCGCCTGGCAATCAGCGTGAGCGAATGGCCAGGGCCCACTGATCGGCCTGTTGATCTGGGCGCATTCTCTGGGCACGACTGGATTGTTCCGTCACGAGAATGGACCTGCCATGACATGGTCCGCCGCGCCACTGACCTCGCTGGTTTCGAGATACGGGCTGTTGCTGAAGCAACCGATTTTCAGGTTCAGCTCGCGTTGGTCCAGGCAGGAATGGGGGTAGCGCTCATTCCTGAGCTCGGGGCACGCTTTGTGCCAGAGGGCGTCATCATGATCGACTTGGAAGTGCCCGTCTACCGAAAGCTCTTGTTGGTGACTCGGCGAAGTTCGGCGTCCGATGCTGGTCTGGTTCACATTCAGGAACTGATAGCGGATGCCGCGAAGTCCCAGTTGCCAGCGACCGGAACAGGCCGCCGGTAA
- a CDS encoding DMT family transporter, which yields MNSVRVLGAGLGVVVLWASAFPAIQVAAPELGPVGLSIVRLAVAAVALLAVAPFITVRVPAARDLLLIAGCAFFGMTAYQLLLNTGELYVPAGTASIIVAAAPLVSVAIAAFAFKEKLSAIRVAGSIVAIGGVLLVCIARAGLSVSAAVWIVVAAMVAQGAYHPLSRLLLRTYTALEVATYGMIAGTILTLPFLSAGWQQITAASPSAWAAAVYLGVLPSAAGFVLWGYAVARLPVVTSTSLLYLVPAVAVLISFVWLGEIPLPSELIGGAIIIIGVIGISQGDRLLGKFLPIREPAL from the coding sequence ATGAATTCAGTACGAGTGTTGGGAGCCGGGTTGGGCGTTGTGGTCCTCTGGGCCAGCGCCTTCCCTGCCATTCAGGTCGCGGCGCCCGAACTCGGACCGGTTGGTCTGTCGATCGTCCGCCTCGCGGTCGCAGCTGTTGCACTCCTCGCGGTCGCGCCATTCATCACAGTTCGCGTACCCGCAGCGCGGGACCTCCTTCTGATCGCTGGGTGCGCGTTCTTCGGGATGACGGCCTACCAGCTGCTTCTGAACACCGGCGAACTCTATGTGCCCGCAGGTACCGCGAGCATCATCGTCGCGGCAGCGCCGCTTGTTTCAGTCGCAATCGCGGCCTTCGCGTTCAAGGAGAAGCTCAGCGCGATCCGCGTTGCCGGAAGCATCGTCGCCATCGGGGGAGTCCTTCTGGTGTGCATCGCGCGGGCGGGCCTCAGCGTCAGCGCTGCTGTCTGGATCGTCGTGGCCGCCATGGTCGCCCAGGGTGCCTATCACCCGCTGTCGCGCTTGTTGCTCCGCACATACACTGCGTTGGAAGTGGCAACCTACGGCATGATCGCTGGGACCATCCTCACTCTGCCCTTCCTTTCTGCTGGCTGGCAACAGATCACAGCGGCCAGCCCTTCAGCCTGGGCCGCTGCCGTGTATCTCGGGGTGTTGCCCTCCGCCGCCGGGTTCGTGCTCTGGGGCTACGCAGTGGCCCGGCTCCCCGTCGTCACTTCCACGAGTCTGCTCTACCTCGTTCCGGCCGTTGCGGTTCTGATCTCATTCGTCTGGCTCGGCGAAATCCCGCTTCCGAGCGAGCTCATCGGCGGCGCCATCATCATCATCGGCGTCATTGGTATCAGCCAGGGTGACCGGCTTCTCGGAAAATTCCTGCCAATACGCGAGCCAGCCCTCTAA
- a CDS encoding transporter: MSDGTPAARIPLNTLAIAFGLVGLADVWTATSAALELPAGIGNAFWMIAALSWVWLLVAHTLRGGRTAGTLASQLRHPLQGPIAALAPIVGMLLAADLYHFSPLIGQILVVFFMAATAAFAGWLISTWLGGGLELESLHGGYFLPTVAGGFIGATAAAEVGFTSIAIGAFAVGLFFWIVMFTLITARLMFRPAIPAPLAPTLVIFVAPPAVAGTAWFLIAPTPGPVDYALAATTALMILVQLALIPRYRRLSFTLGFWSFTFPFAAVGGYAIIWLNILRPAGWQIIVVAVVTGITALVVAIAIKSLELLRRRDSGNPILTATRPDTTALLVDSITTDPMKVG, from the coding sequence ATGTCTGACGGAACGCCCGCGGCGCGCATTCCTCTGAACACCCTCGCCATAGCCTTCGGATTGGTCGGCCTTGCTGACGTTTGGACGGCGACCTCGGCGGCGCTCGAACTCCCGGCCGGCATCGGGAATGCCTTCTGGATGATCGCAGCACTCTCCTGGGTTTGGCTTCTAGTTGCCCACACCCTTCGTGGTGGCCGAACAGCCGGCACCCTCGCGAGTCAACTCCGACACCCTCTTCAGGGCCCCATAGCGGCCCTCGCGCCAATTGTCGGCATGCTGCTTGCTGCCGATCTGTACCACTTCTCTCCGCTCATCGGGCAGATCTTGGTCGTCTTCTTCATGGCCGCGACGGCGGCATTCGCCGGATGGCTCATCAGCACCTGGCTTGGGGGAGGACTAGAACTCGAGTCTCTCCACGGCGGCTACTTCCTCCCCACCGTTGCCGGCGGCTTCATCGGCGCAACCGCGGCGGCAGAAGTCGGTTTCACCAGTATCGCGATCGGCGCATTCGCGGTCGGCCTGTTCTTCTGGATCGTCATGTTCACGCTCATCACCGCACGACTGATGTTCCGACCCGCGATCCCAGCACCCCTGGCCCCAACGCTGGTCATCTTCGTCGCCCCTCCCGCCGTAGCAGGAACAGCCTGGTTCCTCATTGCGCCGACACCCGGACCGGTCGACTATGCGCTGGCCGCGACAACGGCACTCATGATCCTCGTGCAACTGGCCCTGATCCCGCGCTACCGAAGACTGTCGTTCACTCTCGGGTTCTGGTCCTTCACATTCCCCTTCGCCGCCGTCGGGGGATACGCCATCATCTGGCTGAACATCCTTCGCCCGGCAGGCTGGCAGATTATAGTGGTTGCCGTCGTTACTGGAATCACGGCCCTCGTCGTCGCCATCGCCATCAAATCCCTGGAACTTCTTCGCCGCCGCGACAGCGGCAACCCCATCCTGACTGCCACGAGACCAGACACCACAGCACTCCTCGTCGACTCGATCACCACTGACCCAATGAAGGTCGGCTAA
- a CDS encoding tyrosine-type recombinase/integrase: protein MTESGRLSFLPLGDQAADPDVFLGELLDGWARAQQAAQFSPNTVSGKRARVLDLVEFSGHYPWEWTISDADDYFSHARGVRNLAYATIRSYQGAISMFCEFASDAAYDWNTECARLFGGVFSQVITEWNRITHSQPTEAKSAKRAFSQTELQQFFDLADLEAERIVNAGRRGALAAMRDAAAFKCLYGWGLRVDEARHIQVVDFSRNYSAPYFGDYGVLRIRWGKPHRGSAKKTRSVLTVWDWPAEALRIWIGHGLPLYGTPVTDVFPTTGGKVVDEPQLLKRLHALIDELGFPPGLDIHSFRRTYGTHLITGLGFDVSFVQLQFGHEHASTTTIYTLPAPDYQRLALKNAHDATLEAAQHLLNGRRP from the coding sequence GTGACTGAGTCCGGCCGGTTATCGTTTCTACCGCTGGGTGACCAGGCGGCTGATCCTGACGTGTTCCTCGGCGAGCTTCTCGACGGCTGGGCCCGCGCTCAGCAAGCTGCCCAATTCAGCCCTAACACCGTGAGCGGCAAGCGTGCTCGCGTTCTGGACCTGGTCGAGTTCTCTGGACACTACCCGTGGGAATGGACTATCAGCGACGCTGATGACTATTTCTCACACGCTCGTGGGGTGCGGAACCTCGCCTACGCCACGATTCGCTCGTACCAGGGCGCGATCAGCATGTTCTGCGAGTTCGCCTCCGATGCCGCATACGACTGGAACACTGAGTGCGCCCGGCTGTTCGGCGGGGTTTTCTCGCAGGTCATTACTGAGTGGAATCGGATCACTCATTCCCAACCGACCGAGGCGAAGTCAGCCAAGCGTGCCTTCTCGCAGACCGAGTTGCAGCAGTTCTTCGATCTCGCCGACCTCGAGGCCGAACGGATCGTCAACGCCGGCCGCCGCGGCGCTCTGGCAGCGATGCGCGACGCAGCCGCGTTCAAGTGCCTCTATGGTTGGGGGCTCCGCGTCGATGAAGCCCGGCACATTCAGGTCGTTGATTTTTCCCGCAACTACAGCGCACCGTACTTCGGCGACTACGGTGTTCTCCGCATCCGGTGGGGCAAACCTCACCGCGGCTCGGCGAAGAAGACCCGCTCGGTTCTGACCGTCTGGGACTGGCCAGCCGAAGCGCTCCGAATCTGGATCGGGCACGGACTCCCCTTGTACGGCACGCCGGTCACCGACGTGTTCCCGACCACGGGCGGAAAAGTCGTCGATGAACCACAGTTACTGAAACGCTTGCACGCCCTGATCGATGAGCTCGGCTTCCCGCCCGGGCTGGACATTCACTCGTTCCGACGCACTTACGGCACGCACCTGATCACTGGGCTGGGCTTCGATGTCTCGTTCGTGCAGCTCCAGTTCGGCCATGAACATGCCTCGACGACAACGATCTACACCCTCCCCGCCCCGGATTATCAACGTCTTGCGTTGAAGAACGCCCACGACGCGACCCTCGAGGCTGCGCAACACCTACTGAATGGACGACGCCCATGA
- a CDS encoding helix-turn-helix domain-containing protein → MKRDITYHWHVRELMARNHYRSSKDLIEPLRERGITLSTVQVWRIIDQNPERIAFQVLVALADIFGVGVGELVTYTAADARTTRRKAAGSKDDVLNIRDYRPVRARIVPEND, encoded by the coding sequence ATGAAACGCGACATCACTTACCACTGGCACGTCCGCGAACTGATGGCCCGGAACCACTACCGCAGCAGCAAAGACCTCATCGAACCCCTCCGGGAACGAGGCATCACGCTCTCCACGGTGCAGGTCTGGCGGATCATCGACCAGAACCCGGAACGCATCGCATTCCAAGTCCTCGTCGCTCTCGCCGACATCTTCGGCGTCGGCGTCGGTGAACTCGTCACCTACACTGCAGCCGACGCCCGCACCACCCGGCGCAAGGCCGCCGGCAGCAAAGACGACGTGCTTAACATTCGCGACTACCGACCCGTCCGCGCACGAATCGTCCCAGAGAATGACTGA
- a CDS encoding cupin domain-containing protein — MVKTEFDHPPWQARWIGLPRREDSTMNGESAAPGTRGVAVELLASVDLGPELEGMDGLQLRMRMVTIEPGGSFGPIHDHKGRPGTVYVLQGTITDHRDGIATEYGPGLGWPEDRNTVHWLENRGSLLAVEISVDIVSIE, encoded by the coding sequence ATGGTGAAAACGGAGTTTGATCATCCACCATGGCAGGCCCGGTGGATAGGCCTGCCGCGTAGAGAGGACAGCACGATGAATGGTGAATCGGCGGCGCCAGGCACGAGAGGTGTCGCGGTGGAGTTACTGGCCAGCGTTGATCTGGGCCCCGAGCTCGAGGGTATGGATGGGCTCCAGCTTCGGATGCGAATGGTGACAATCGAGCCGGGTGGAAGCTTCGGCCCGATTCACGACCACAAAGGGAGACCGGGGACCGTTTACGTGCTGCAGGGGACGATCACTGATCATCGAGACGGAATCGCCACGGAATACGGGCCGGGCCTAGGTTGGCCTGAAGACAGGAACACCGTTCACTGGCTCGAGAATCGGGGGTCGCTTCTGGCTGTTGAGATCTCGGTCGATATCGTCAGTATCGAATGA
- the cmtR gene encoding Cd(II)/Pb(II)-sensing metalloregulatory transcriptional regulator CmtR, protein MLTPDTRLDVMTRIGRAMADPTRSRIILTLLDGPAYPAGIAEKLELTRQNVSNHLTCLRDCGIVIAEPEGRQNRYEIADAHLAQALNDLVGVVLAVDTDAPCNNPTCSVPGCCEASE, encoded by the coding sequence ATGCTTACCCCGGACACCCGACTCGATGTCATGACGCGGATCGGCCGCGCCATGGCCGACCCGACCCGTTCCCGAATCATCCTCACGCTCCTCGATGGGCCCGCCTATCCCGCTGGGATCGCCGAAAAGCTCGAACTCACCCGTCAGAACGTCTCAAACCATCTCACCTGCCTCCGCGACTGCGGCATCGTCATCGCCGAACCCGAAGGCCGCCAAAATCGGTACGAGATCGCCGACGCGCATCTCGCACAAGCACTGAACGATCTCGTCGGAGTCGTACTCGCCGTCGATACCGACGCGCCCTGCAACAACCCGACCTGCTCGGTCCCCGGATGCTGCGAGGCCAGCGAATGA
- a CDS encoding cation transporter, which translates to MTTTEALDPARKALLHSRIRLIVAITIGYNVIEAIVAITAGTAASSGALIGFGLDSSIEVLSAAAVAWQFTRRDPERWEKGTLRVIAVAFFALAAYVSVNSALTLTKAVDVQHSTVGIVLTALSVIIMPFLSLTERRTGKELGSATAIADSRQTLICTYLSAAVLIGLLLNTLLGWWWADPIAALVIVFFAIREGIEAWKGDPCATSVGMLLDDDEHDEDDHRHCD; encoded by the coding sequence ATGACCACCACCGAGGCTCTGGATCCTGCGAGGAAAGCCCTCCTCCACAGCCGCATCCGGCTCATCGTCGCCATCACCATTGGCTACAACGTGATCGAAGCAATCGTCGCGATCACCGCCGGCACCGCCGCGTCATCCGGAGCGCTCATTGGCTTCGGCCTCGACTCCAGCATCGAAGTCCTCTCTGCCGCCGCGGTCGCGTGGCAATTCACCCGGAGAGACCCCGAGAGGTGGGAAAAGGGCACACTCCGCGTCATCGCCGTCGCGTTCTTCGCCCTCGCCGCCTACGTCAGCGTCAACTCAGCCCTCACCCTCACCAAGGCGGTCGACGTCCAGCACAGCACTGTCGGAATCGTTCTGACAGCCCTCAGTGTCATCATCATGCCCTTCCTCTCCCTCACCGAACGCCGAACCGGCAAAGAACTCGGATCAGCGACCGCGATCGCCGACTCAAGACAAACACTGATCTGTACCTACCTCTCAGCCGCTGTTCTCATCGGCCTGCTACTGAACACACTCCTCGGTTGGTGGTGGGCCGACCCCATCGCCGCCCTCGTCATCGTCTTTTTCGCCATCCGCGAAGGCATCGAAGCCTGGAAAGGCGACCCCTGCGCAACGTCAGTCGGCATGCTCCTGGATGACGATGAACACGATGAGGACGACCATCGCCACTGCGACTAA